A single genomic interval of Brevibacillus brevis harbors:
- the cpaB gene encoding Flp pilus assembly protein CpaB: protein MSIHPLRLLAILLFATCIGVATYIILKPHQVTYIQLRSTVEKESGQLLEARDMEPLTLRLAGIFQQPIAPIPGLIPWEEGQSLVGLALTRQVKGGRPLLQSDLEQKSKAQGSGEISGKMTGMSIPVDNVAGVSPHVSSGERVHVYASFEDETGAHSGLLLQNMPIIGIQREMEGDHPNLVAVTLSLTRDEAVLLTHALHYGKIRLGLAAVKDGGNPGIGDAKFAAELMKTKTRWGIQKEEHE, encoded by the coding sequence ATGTCTATACATCCGCTACGACTATTGGCTATATTGCTTTTCGCTACATGTATAGGTGTAGCGACTTACATCATTTTGAAGCCGCATCAAGTGACCTATATACAATTGCGATCAACAGTGGAAAAAGAAAGTGGCCAATTACTTGAGGCGAGGGATATGGAACCATTGACACTGAGACTGGCAGGGATCTTTCAACAACCCATTGCCCCAATTCCAGGCTTGATTCCATGGGAAGAAGGACAGAGTCTTGTCGGTTTAGCACTCACGCGTCAAGTAAAGGGAGGACGACCGTTATTGCAAAGTGATTTGGAGCAAAAAAGCAAAGCGCAAGGCAGCGGAGAGATATCAGGAAAAATGACAGGTATGAGCATTCCCGTAGACAATGTAGCAGGAGTTTCACCGCATGTATCAAGCGGAGAAAGGGTACACGTCTATGCTTCCTTTGAAGATGAGACAGGAGCACATTCTGGACTCCTATTGCAAAACATGCCGATCATTGGCATTCAACGTGAAATGGAAGGTGATCATCCCAATTTGGTAGCTGTTACGCTCTCCCTGACACGTGATGAGGCTGTTCTGCTAACACATGCACTTCATTATGGAAAAATCAGATTGGGCTTGGCGGCAGTGAAGGATGGGGGAAATCCGGGAATAGGGGACGCAAAATTCGCTGCAGAGTTAATGAAGACGAAAACACGCTGGGGAATTCAAAAGGAGGAGCACGAGTGA
- a CDS encoding AAA family ATPase yields the protein MKRRLLIVDDDRDSVRLLTAQLINSRWIEVCGEAFGVEEAWAKLQANQPHFVLLGGIKGTERGVLCQQFRLAFPHLSFIAACSSNELMWEPFFRNLGLWVIAKPIESGQIEALAMMIQPPGMVAEAAPQQQQYIIQEQTKSYPSQPPSFPEPITESQVPEMARPKQLITVYGPKGGVGKTFISRELAIFFSMQKNEGLPLRVIAVDFNLDLGTFATTLNLPRTPNLFTWVKDLDAQLHALIQSQGKEPYSISSEEWQEYAQALPLSPQQIEKYVVAHPDTGLHVLTSPRDIRQSFEIRDYHLYLILETLKQSNYDVILIDTAPDTTDATIQALFFAEHVVMVGNPVVDSIENIQRLLKLLREAEYPEERIQICMNRLQRKEMFTLDEIRAYFQLHPSKKIFSIPDDVEVKKSINTGTPVMLQTGRIPAKEAIETLGKALFPVDGEQMKAAGKEKQKEKTSLFKWLWG from the coding sequence GTGAAAAGGCGTTTGCTCATAGTAGATGATGATCGAGATTCAGTTCGCTTGTTAACGGCTCAACTTATAAACAGCAGATGGATAGAAGTGTGCGGGGAAGCATTCGGAGTGGAAGAGGCATGGGCAAAACTACAGGCAAACCAACCTCATTTTGTGTTGCTGGGTGGTATTAAGGGAACGGAAAGAGGGGTGTTGTGTCAGCAGTTTCGGCTAGCCTTTCCTCATCTTTCATTTATTGCTGCTTGCTCAAGCAATGAACTGATGTGGGAGCCCTTTTTCCGGAACTTAGGCTTATGGGTTATTGCCAAGCCCATTGAATCAGGGCAAATTGAAGCGTTAGCCATGATGATACAACCTCCAGGCATGGTAGCAGAAGCTGCGCCACAACAACAGCAGTATATCATCCAGGAACAAACCAAGAGCTATCCGAGCCAACCGCCGTCATTCCCCGAGCCGATCACAGAAAGTCAAGTTCCTGAAATGGCTCGTCCCAAACAGCTTATTACTGTTTACGGTCCAAAGGGTGGCGTAGGAAAAACATTTATTTCTCGAGAGTTAGCAATTTTCTTTTCCATGCAAAAAAACGAAGGTCTCCCATTGCGGGTAATCGCTGTTGACTTCAATCTTGATCTCGGAACATTTGCGACTACCTTGAATCTCCCTCGTACCCCTAATCTTTTTACGTGGGTAAAGGATCTTGATGCTCAGTTGCATGCCCTTATTCAGAGTCAAGGAAAAGAGCCGTATTCCATTAGCAGTGAGGAATGGCAGGAATACGCACAAGCCTTGCCGTTATCTCCACAACAAATCGAGAAATATGTGGTTGCTCATCCTGATACGGGATTGCATGTACTTACTTCCCCCCGTGATATTCGGCAAAGCTTTGAAATCCGTGACTATCATTTATATCTGATTCTCGAAACGTTAAAACAAAGCAACTACGACGTCATCCTAATCGATACGGCTCCTGATACAACAGATGCAACGATTCAAGCGCTGTTTTTTGCAGAACATGTCGTGATGGTGGGAAATCCGGTGGTAGATTCCATTGAAAATATTCAACGATTGCTGAAACTGTTGAGAGAAGCAGAGTACCCTGAAGAACGCATTCAAATTTGTATGAATCGTTTGCAGCGGAAAGAAATGTTTACCTTGGATGAAATTCGTGCCTATTTCCAACTTCACCCTAGCAAAAAAATCTTCTCAATACCTGACGATGTGGAAGTAAAAAAATCGATTAACACCGGAACGCCAGTTATGCTCCAGACAGGGAGAATTCCGGCCAAGGAAGCCATTGAAACATTAGGAAAAGCACTGTTCCCCGTAGATGGGGAGCAAATGAAGGCTGCTGGAAAAGAGAAACAAAAAGAGAAAACATCTCTCTTCAAGTGGTTATGGGGATAA
- a CDS encoding CpaF family protein: MFDKKHLLGISNQVRPAQELRSTGRGMAGVPSTLHEKMQAPDHERTNEKWVGTDRETSIRTQIVEKYGKRLWEEKQSPLFLDELTADIRMLLESQTTLTSVQREAEVKRLLHSLTGWGPLDALLEDNDITEILFHRYNYLVIERKSTGRLESPDIAVFRDEEELLRLLEQIAATMGREFNETKAELHTQLPDGSRVAATHRSISPDGHMLTIRKHRELLSEFDYLRYGSICEPMLLFLNRAVRLSRASGIVSGGTGSGKTHMLNLISQYVPDHLSIITIEDVLEMKLQHPFVRRFLAKPANYEGKGGFSIKDCVRLSLRKRPDVIMVGETRGGEIVDMLWAMNTDHPGSWSTAHANSPRALVDSTLPILFGKADEGYSAEERNLMIGSALDLIVQVKRFEEDGSRKVVAITEVVGTGQSHEEWIKRACNIKQVLPDRVYLQDIYVYEATGVENGRVKGHFKWTGYRPERLIKRWLEKGLSREEIEQVFFTTPIPL; the protein is encoded by the coding sequence ATGTTCGATAAAAAACACTTACTAGGCATCTCTAATCAAGTCCGACCTGCGCAAGAATTACGATCAACCGGCAGGGGAATGGCGGGAGTTCCTTCGACGCTTCACGAAAAAATGCAAGCCCCCGATCACGAGCGGACGAATGAAAAATGGGTCGGGACAGATAGAGAAACATCGATACGCACCCAGATTGTCGAGAAATACGGAAAACGATTATGGGAAGAAAAGCAGTCCCCACTCTTTTTAGATGAGCTGACGGCAGATATTCGAATGCTGTTGGAGTCGCAAACCACCCTGACTTCCGTACAAAGAGAAGCAGAAGTAAAACGATTACTGCATTCTTTGACCGGTTGGGGGCCATTAGACGCTTTATTAGAGGATAACGACATCACGGAGATTCTTTTTCACCGCTATAACTATCTCGTCATTGAAAGAAAAAGTACTGGTCGCCTTGAATCGCCGGACATTGCTGTTTTTCGCGATGAGGAGGAGCTGCTGCGCTTATTGGAACAAATTGCAGCGACAATGGGGCGTGAGTTTAATGAAACAAAAGCAGAGCTACATACACAGCTTCCAGACGGTTCCCGGGTTGCTGCTACACATCGCTCTATTTCTCCCGATGGTCATATGCTCACGATCAGAAAACACCGTGAGTTACTCAGCGAGTTCGACTACTTGAGGTATGGTTCCATTTGCGAGCCGATGCTTCTCTTTTTAAACAGAGCCGTCCGTTTATCTCGTGCATCTGGCATTGTCAGTGGAGGAACAGGCTCAGGCAAGACACACATGCTCAACCTTATCTCCCAATATGTCCCTGATCATTTAAGTATTATTACGATCGAGGACGTTTTGGAGATGAAGCTTCAGCATCCTTTTGTGCGCAGATTTTTAGCGAAACCTGCGAATTATGAGGGCAAGGGTGGGTTTTCGATCAAGGATTGTGTTCGTTTGTCCTTAAGAAAAAGGCCGGATGTCATTATGGTCGGTGAGACACGAGGTGGTGAAATCGTAGATATGCTTTGGGCGATGAATACAGATCACCCTGGTAGCTGGAGCACAGCGCATGCAAACTCACCGCGAGCTTTGGTCGATTCAACATTGCCCATTTTATTTGGAAAAGCAGATGAAGGGTATAGTGCTGAGGAGCGCAATTTAATGATCGGTTCAGCACTAGATCTGATTGTTCAAGTAAAACGTTTTGAAGAAGATGGCAGTCGCAAGGTGGTTGCAATAACGGAGGTAGTGGGGACGGGGCAATCGCATGAAGAATGGATAAAACGGGCTTGCAACATTAAACAGGTTCTCCCTGATCGGGTGTATTTACAAGATATTTACGTGTACGAAGCAACTGGGGTGGAGAATGGGAGAGTAAAGGGTCACTTCAAATGGACAGGCTATCGCCCAGAGCGATTGATTAAGCGATGGCTAGAGAAAGGGCTGTCGCGAGAGGAGATTGAGCAAGTCTTTTTCACCACACCAATACCGCTATAG
- a CDS encoding type II secretion system F family protein: MDISLPVAIGMGMAILLLIMPNKFYMREPTGKHEIVEVLQQDRKTIWKQFEERLAKSRSGWGVNQYVTLSFLLGIASFGVSSQILQSWWMALPALLAGIMFTERLVSVWGARRKDDFEAGNVKAIRLMASSLRTSPSYLHAFEQVAASPFLSEIVLEEYKRIVELLRAQVPLEHVMNRFFERTGSADVKYLATIVHIQREMGGDMAKTLDLAASSILRRRQSLRRQKAAMAQIVAQVNLLSVMPFVFVIALYVNNPNHFDPLTATMGGRLLILGSLASILIGGEAIRYVAHKSISRGA; this comes from the coding sequence ATGGATATTAGCTTACCTGTTGCGATAGGGATGGGAATGGCCATCCTGTTATTGATCATGCCCAACAAATTTTACATGCGGGAACCAACGGGGAAGCACGAAATCGTAGAAGTGCTGCAACAGGACAGAAAAACGATTTGGAAGCAGTTTGAGGAGAGGTTGGCGAAATCGCGCTCAGGGTGGGGGGTAAACCAGTATGTCACCCTCTCTTTTTTATTGGGGATCGCGTCCTTTGGTGTGAGTAGTCAGATCTTGCAGTCTTGGTGGATGGCATTGCCTGCTTTGCTGGCAGGGATTATGTTTACCGAACGGTTGGTGAGTGTATGGGGGGCTCGTCGAAAGGACGATTTCGAAGCAGGCAATGTAAAAGCGATTCGTCTCATGGCCAGTTCTTTACGTACCTCTCCATCGTATTTACATGCGTTTGAACAGGTAGCGGCTAGTCCATTTTTATCAGAAATTGTATTAGAGGAGTACAAGCGCATTGTAGAGCTATTGCGGGCACAAGTCCCGTTGGAGCACGTAATGAATCGATTCTTTGAACGTACAGGATCAGCAGATGTCAAATATTTAGCGACCATTGTTCACATTCAACGTGAGATGGGTGGAGATATGGCCAAAACGCTCGATTTGGCTGCTTCTTCGATATTGCGGCGCAGACAGTCACTCCGTAGACAAAAAGCAGCTATGGCTCAGATCGTTGCACAAGTAAATTTACTAAGTGTCATGCCGTTTGTTTTTGTCATTGCGTTGTATGTGAATAATCCCAATCATTTCGACCCACTAACGGCCACAATGGGGGGACGGTTGCTTATTTTGGGTAGCTTGGCTTCTATTTTGATTGGGGGAGAAGCAATTCGTTATGTTGCGCATAAAAGCATAAGCAGGGGAGCATAG
- a CDS encoding type II secretion system F family protein, translating into MFVLVISIMVSVAIFLYGLPSCVSKGEPFSSTLLGRIDVEQQAKLEQAFQKGRKRWTLIRGLEKNQVLLQYFYKWTGVDKKKIEETLARLEIDISLTEIVLFRLISMCFIASSLASLAMTMVNGEQIGMVTGLPLTFSLFLYLLPNMLLDWVDKRAKAEIREQVPIFFSIVQSLVEAGMPLQQAVKQTARRFDARLGRELASLEIGEKRHGNWRKALEELAFRWEVDSLTTIALEMNEAMKKGVSISQMLSVQVEEQVRQQEDEAATHMNRLNIRLLPFVILLMGLPLLFLVMGPAFIGIGESL; encoded by the coding sequence ATGTTCGTTCTCGTTATAAGTATCATGGTGAGTGTTGCTATATTTCTGTACGGCTTGCCGTCTTGTGTGAGTAAGGGAGAACCATTCTCTTCCACACTTTTGGGCAGGATTGATGTTGAGCAACAGGCAAAGCTTGAGCAAGCGTTTCAAAAAGGACGAAAAAGGTGGACACTGATTCGAGGCTTGGAGAAAAACCAGGTACTGCTACAGTATTTCTACAAATGGACGGGTGTCGATAAGAAAAAAATAGAGGAAACATTGGCGCGTCTGGAGATTGATATAAGCCTGACAGAGATTGTCTTGTTCCGGCTCATCAGTATGTGTTTCATTGCTTCATCTTTAGCTTCATTGGCAATGACCATGGTTAACGGTGAGCAAATCGGTATGGTGACTGGGCTTCCCTTAACGTTTAGCTTATTTTTGTACTTGCTACCCAATATGTTGCTAGATTGGGTGGACAAGCGGGCAAAAGCTGAAATTCGTGAGCAGGTCCCTATCTTTTTCAGCATTGTGCAATCACTTGTGGAAGCAGGCATGCCATTGCAGCAGGCTGTTAAGCAGACAGCGAGACGTTTTGATGCAAGACTGGGCAGAGAGCTGGCGAGCCTAGAAATAGGAGAAAAAAGGCATGGGAACTGGAGAAAGGCCCTTGAAGAGCTGGCATTTCGGTGGGAGGTTGATTCGTTGACTACCATTGCGTTGGAGATGAACGAAGCGATGAAAAAAGGGGTTAGCATATCACAAATGTTGTCTGTTCAAGTAGAGGAGCAAGTGAGACAACAAGAAGACGAGGCTGCTACCCATATGAATCGGTTAAATATCAGGTTATTGCCTTTTGTCATTTTGTTAATGGGTCTACCGCTATTGTTCTTGGTGATGGGCCCTGCATTTATCGGTATCGGAGAAAGCTTGTAG
- a CDS encoding A24 family peptidase yields MTNVVLLGVLGAAAWMDWRQRKIPNTLVFPAISVGLWYQWEGELLAGALLGVAGAFLLTVGPVFLKGMGMGDQKLLMAVGAWTSWSVVYSLFLHSIVLCLIVMVFYPQNWARLRNNLQIIAAGWSAHRQVWLPGRGKTAFSFPYAVYLLGAFVFQSVRNVFGASG; encoded by the coding sequence ATGACAAACGTAGTCTTGCTTGGCGTGTTAGGAGCGGCAGCATGGATGGATTGGAGACAAAGAAAAATACCGAATACTCTTGTTTTTCCAGCGATTTCTGTCGGCTTATGGTATCAGTGGGAAGGTGAATTATTAGCTGGAGCATTGTTAGGTGTGGCAGGAGCCTTTTTGTTGACAGTTGGTCCCGTATTCTTAAAAGGGATGGGGATGGGGGATCAAAAGCTGCTGATGGCTGTTGGTGCTTGGACGAGCTGGAGTGTGGTGTACTCTTTGTTTTTGCATTCCATCGTTTTGTGCCTGATTGTTATGGTGTTCTATCCGCAAAATTGGGCTCGTTTACGCAACAATCTTCAAATCATAGCAGCCGGATGGTCGGCTCATCGACAAGTATGGCTTCCAGGCAGGGGAAAAACAGCCTTTTCATTCCCCTACGCGGTATATTTGCTGGGTGCTTTTGTGTTCCAATCCGTACGAAATGTCTTCGGAGCAAGCGGATGA
- a CDS encoding TadE/TadG family type IV pilus assembly protein — protein sequence MITRMGRVICARAKDERGSQMIEFILVFPLVWILIVFSFDQFSMMYNKQKALVAAYEAGRIAAVQPNFGLAKFHAKERGTSELAQGIGVLHKDVQLELDGNGWRKGSHVKAEATVSFRLLATGELYEITESYHMMVENAEEKQ from the coding sequence ATGATCACACGAATGGGACGAGTGATATGTGCGAGGGCGAAAGATGAGCGAGGCAGCCAAATGATTGAATTTATTTTGGTGTTTCCTTTAGTTTGGATCTTGATCGTATTCTCCTTTGACCAATTCAGTATGATGTACAACAAGCAAAAGGCATTGGTAGCTGCATATGAGGCAGGGAGAATTGCTGCAGTGCAGCCCAATTTCGGTTTGGCCAAATTCCATGCGAAAGAGCGAGGCACATCGGAATTAGCACAAGGTATCGGAGTCCTTCATAAAGATGTGCAGTTGGAGCTTGATGGGAACGGCTGGAGAAAAGGCAGTCATGTAAAAGCTGAAGCAACAGTTTCATTTCGGCTTCTCGCTACGGGGGAATTATACGAGATAACCGAAAGTTATCACATGATGGTTGAAAATGCGGAGGAGAAGCAATGA
- a CDS encoding SAF domain-containing protein yields MKKQTLLVICLISFLLAGASFYAATQYIDAMAAEKLFAPVVKVATGKEISAFEPITQDDVILVQEEVDEILPDSARDLDTVLGKRSTQTIYEGEQLLVEKLTDSQLLPEKGEARYEFPLLSIHPLTELRKGDHVKIWVKYKSLSELQDYPTPLHFRKTNDTADLLFESQLASVRDSNGIEIYTLKPSLLPSPDQMDSIFHGSREKPLQNGEKRYRDYRVQPTALPAFIGFNLTDEEYVIVSEAMSYGMLQVGHIMGPKEQAS; encoded by the coding sequence ATGAAGAAGCAAACATTACTTGTCATTTGTTTAATCTCATTTCTGTTAGCAGGGGCGTCCTTTTATGCAGCGACTCAATATATTGACGCGATGGCTGCGGAAAAGCTGTTTGCCCCAGTTGTAAAGGTTGCTACAGGAAAAGAAATATCAGCCTTCGAGCCGATTACACAAGATGATGTGATACTTGTACAGGAAGAAGTGGATGAAATTCTTCCAGATTCAGCCCGTGATTTGGATACTGTTCTGGGGAAAAGGAGCACGCAGACTATATACGAAGGCGAGCAATTATTAGTGGAAAAGCTGACAGATTCGCAGCTTTTACCGGAAAAAGGGGAGGCGCGCTACGAGTTCCCCCTACTATCCATTCATCCTTTAACGGAATTACGCAAAGGCGATCATGTGAAAATTTGGGTCAAATACAAGAGTCTCTCGGAGCTGCAAGACTATCCTACACCACTGCATTTTCGAAAAACCAATGATACGGCAGATTTGCTATTTGAAAGTCAGCTTGCAAGCGTGAGGGACAGTAATGGTATTGAGATCTATACATTAAAGCCGAGCTTGTTGCCATCGCCTGATCAGATGGATTCCATCTTTCATGGATCACGAGAAAAGCCGTTGCAGAATGGCGAAAAACGATATCGTGACTACCGGGTCCAGCCAACAGCACTACCTGCTTTTATCGGCTTTAATTTGACAGACGAGGAGTATGTGATAGTAAGCGAGGCAATGTCATATGGGATGCTTCAGGTAGGTCATATCATGGGTCCAAAGGAGCAAGCATCATGA